In Equus quagga isolate Etosha38 chromosome 14, UCLA_HA_Equagga_1.0, whole genome shotgun sequence, one DNA window encodes the following:
- the LOC124251727 gene encoding olfactory receptor 8D4 has translation MGIRNHSRVTEFLLSGLTNQPELQLPLFCLFLGIYIVTMVGNLGMISIIGLSSQLHTPMYYFLSSLSFVDFCYSSVITPKMLAGFLCRDKTISYSGCMTQLVFFCIFVISECYMLAAMAYDRYVAICSPLFYNVIMSPRVCSLLVAAVFSVGVTDAVIHGGCILRLTFCGTNVIKHYFCDIVPLIKLSCSSTYIDEILIFVIGGFNMVATSLTIIISYAFILSSILRIHSKEGRSKAFSTCSSHLTAVLIFYGSLMSMYLKPASSSSLTQEKVSSVFYTTVIPMLNPLIYSLRNKEVKNALMKLIRRKISS, from the coding sequence ATGGGTATAAGAAATCACTCCAGAGTGACCGAGTTTCTTCTTTCAGGATTAACTAACCAACCAGAGCTTCAGCTGCCCCTTTTCTGCCTCTTCTTAGGCATTTATATAGTTACCATGGTGGGAAATCTTGGCATGATCTCCATAATTGGGTTGAGTTCTCAACTTCACACCCCAATGTACTATTTCCTCAGCAGTTTGTCCTTTGTAGATTTCTGCTATTCTTCTGTCATTACCCCCAAAATGCTGGCAGGGTTTTTATGCAGAGATAAAACTATCTCCTATTCTGGATGCATGACTCAGCtggtttttttctgtatttttgtcatttctgagTGCTACATGTTGGCAGCAATGGCCTAtgatcgctatgtggccatctgcagcCCTCTCTTCTACAATGTCATCATGTCCCCTAGAGTCTGTTCCCTGCTGGTGGCTGCTGTCTTCTCAGTAGGTGTTACTGATGCTGTGATTCACGGAGGTTGTATATTAAGGTTGACTTTCTGTGGAACAAACGTCATTAAACATTACTTCTGTGACATTGTCCCTCTTATTAAACTCTCTTGTTCCAGCACTTATATTGATGAGATCTTGATTTTTGTCATTGGTGGATTTAACATGGTAGCCACCAGCTTGACAATCATCATTTCATATGCTTTTATCCTGTCCAGCATCCTCCGCATCCATTCTAAGGAAGGCAGGTCCAAAGCCTTCAGCACCTGCAGCTCCCACTTGACAGCTGTTCTTATATTTTATGGGTCTCTCATGTCCATGTATCTAAAACCTGCTTCCAGCAGTTCCCTCACCCAGGAGAAAGTGTCCTCAGTATTTTACACCACCGTGATTCCCATGTTGAATCCCCTAATAtacagcctgaggaacaaggaagtgaaaaatgcaCTGATGAAActcataagaagaaaaatatcttcataa